The Cyprinus carpio isolate SPL01 chromosome B17, ASM1834038v1, whole genome shotgun sequence genome has a window encoding:
- the LOC109108450 gene encoding procathepsin L-like, which produces MRFLVVAAAFLAVASAASLSLEDMEFHAWKMKFGKIYRSVEEESQRKQIWLSNRKLVLVHNMMADQGIKSYRLGMTYFADMSNEEYRQVAFHGCLGSMNNTKARGGATFFRLKDAVVVPSSMDWRDKGYVTDVKDQKDCGSCWAFSATGSLEGQTFKKTGKLVSLSEQQLVDCSGSYGNMGCGGGLMDQAFQYIEANGGLDTEESYPYEATDGKCRFNPSTVGATCTGYVDVSSGDESALQEAVATIGPVSVAIDAGHSSFQLYESGIYNEPECSSSDLDHGVLAVGYGSSSGEDYWIVKNSWGLDWGDKGYILMSRNKSNQCGIATAASYPLV; this is translated from the exons ATGAGGTTTTTGGTTGTTGCCGCTGCTTTTCTGGCTGTTGCCAGTGCTGCCAGTCTTTCTCTGGAGGACATGGAGTTTCACGCATGGAAAATGAAATTTG GTAAGATCTACCGTTCTGTGGAGGAAGAGTCTCAGCGTAAGCAGATCTGGTTGTCCAATCGCAAGCTGGTTTTGGTCCACAACATGATGGCAGATCAGGGCATCAAATCCTACAGGCTTGGCATGACATACTTTGCTGACATG AGCAATGAGGAATACAGACAGGTGGCGTTCCACGGATGCCTTGGCTCCATGAATAACACTAAGGCCCGTGGTGGTGCTACATTCTTCCGTCTGAAGGATGCTGTTGTGGTGCCCAGTTCCATGGACTGGAGGGACAAGGGCTACGTGACTGATGTTAAAGACCAGAAGGATTGTGGATCATGCTGGGCCTTCAGTGCA ACTGGTTCCCTGGAGGGTCAGACATTCAAGAAGACAGGAAAACTGGTGTCTCTGAGTGAACAGCAGCTGGTGGACTGCTCTGGTTCTTATGGGAACATGGGCTGTGGTGGAGGACTAATGGACCAGGCCTTCCAGTACATTGAAGCCAATGGGGGTCTGGATACAGAGGAGTCCTACCCATATGAGGCCACT GATGGCAAGTGCCGTTTTAACCCGAGCACTGTAGGTGCCACCTGCACAGGATATGTTGATGTCAGCAGTGGGGATGAAAGTGCACTACAGGAGGCTGTTGCCACAATCGGCCCTGTATCTGTTGCCATCGATGCTGGACACAGCAGCTTCCAGCTCTATGAATCAG GTATCTACAATGAACCTGAGTGCAGCAGCTCTGACTTAGATCATGGTGTCCTGGCTGTTGGTTATGGAAGTTCAAGTGGAGAGGACTATTGGATCGTCAAGAACAG CTGGGGTCTGGACTGGGGTGACAAGGGCTACATCCTGATGTCCAGAAACAAGAGCAACCAATGTGGCATCGCTACTGCAGCCAGTTACCCTCTGGTCTAA
- the LOC109108451 gene encoding procathepsin L-like: MKFLVVAAAFLAVASAASLSLEDMEFHAWKMKFGKIYRSVEEESQRKQIWLSNRKLVLVHNMMADQGIKSYRLGMTYFADMSNEEFRQVAFHGCLGSMNNTKARGGATFFRLNDAVVLPSSVDWRDKGYVTGVKDQGQCGSCWAFSATGALEGQTFKKTGKLVSLSEQQLVDCSGGFGNMGCGGGLMDQAFLYIEANGGLDTEESYPYEAINDLCRFNPSTVGATCTGYVDINTGDEGALQEAVATIGPVSVAIDAGHISFQLYESGIYDEPECSSSDLDHGVLAVGYGSSSGEDYWIVKNSWGLGWGEQGYILMSRNKRNQCGIATLASYPLV, translated from the exons ATGAAGTTTTTGGTTGTTGCCGCTGCTTTTCTGGCTGTTGCCAGTGCTGCCAGTCTTTCTCTGGAGGACATGGAGTTTCATGCATGGAAAATGAAATTTG GTAAGATCTACCGTTCTGTGGAGGAAGAGTCTCAGCGTAAGCAGATCTGGTTGTCCAATCGTAAACTGGTTTTGGTCCACAACATGATGGCAGATCAGGGCATCAAATCCTACAGGCTTGGCATGACATACTTTGCTGACAtg AGCAATGAGGAATTCAGACAGGTGGCGTTCCACGGATGTCTTGGCTCCATGAATAACACTAAGGCCCGTGGTGGTGCTACATTCTTCCGGCTGAACGATGCTGTTGTGCTGCCCAGTTCCGTGGACTGGAGGGACAAGGGATACGTGACTGGTGTTAAAGACCAGGGGCAGTGTGGATCATGCTGGGCCTTTAGTGCA ACTGGTGCCCTGGAGGGTCAAACATTCAAGAAGACAGGAAAACTGGTGTCCCTGAGTGAGCAACAGCTGGTGGACTGCTCTGGTGGTTTTGGGAACATGGGCTGTGGTGGAGGACTAATGGACCAGGCCTTCCTGTACATTGAAGCCAATGGGGGTCTGGATACAGAGGAGTCCTACCCATATGAGGCCATT AATGATCTGTGCCGTTTTAACCCGAGCACTGTGGGTGCCACCTGCACAGGATATGTTGATATCAACACTGGGGATGAAGGTGCACTACAGGAGGCTGTTGCCACAATCGGCCCTGTATCTGTTGCCATTGATGCTGGCCACATTAGCTTTCAGCTCTATGAATCAG GTATCTACGATGAGCCTGAGTGCAGCAGCTCTGACTTAGATCATGGTGTCCTGGCTGTTGGTTATGGAAGTTCAAGTGGAGAGGACTATTGGATCGTCAAGAACAG CTGGGGTCTGGGATGGGGTGAACAGGGCTACATCCTTATGTCCAGAAACAAGCGCAACCAATGTGGCATCGCTACTTTAGCCAGTTACCCTCTGGTCTAA